In the Brassica napus cultivar Da-Ae chromosome A7, Da-Ae, whole genome shotgun sequence genome, one interval contains:
- the BNAA07G10330D gene encoding tetratricopeptide repeat domain-containing protein PYG7, chloroplastic isoform X4: protein MIETNMLLHTVSSSSPPLHSQILPLAQKDFSSGFQIHGRTLPIPSFHELAARGLPVLNKASLKKKIPIKGSTFLLGQSLLIMSANPQLAAAAAAAETLKPEPIYEVGELFELSIQLSYLLLLLGLLGVGTFYVIRQVLVRRELDLSAKELQEQVRSGDASATELFELGAVMLRRKFYPAANKFLLQAIQKWDGDDQDLAQVYNALGVSYVREEKLDKGIAQFEMAVKLQPGYVTAWNNLGDAYEQKKELPLALKAFEEALLFDPNNKVARPRRDALKDRVKLYKGVVAVKSKKR, encoded by the exons ATGATCGAGACCAACATGCTTCTTCACACTGtatcttcatcttctcctccCCTTCATTCTCAGATCCTCCCTCTCGCCCAGAAGGATTTCTCTTCAG ggtttcagataCATGGAAGGACTTTACCCATTCCATCATTTCATG AACTTGCTGCTAGAGGTTTACCGGTTTTGAACAAAGcttccttgaagaagaagataccaATAAAGGGATCAACTTTCTTGTTGGGCCAGAGCTTGTTGATCATGTCTGCTAACCCTCAgctagcagcagcagcagcagcagcagaaaCCTTGAAGCCAGAACCCATTTACGAAGTTGGAGAGTTGTTTGAACTAAGTATCCAGCTTTCTTACTTGTTGTTACTACTTGGTTTGCTCGGTGTTGGTACTTTCTATGTGATCCGTCAAGTACTTGTCCGCAGAGAGCTTGACCTCTCCGCCAAAGAATTACAG GAACAAGTTAGGAGCGGGGATGCAAGTGCAACAGAGCTCTTTGAGCTAGGTGCAGTGATGCTGAGACGGAAATTCTATCCTGCAGCCAACAAGTTCTTGCTTCAAGCCATCCAGAAATGGGACGGTGATGATCAAGATCTTGCTCAG GTCTATAACGCTCTTGGAGTGAGTTATGTTCGAGAGGAGAAACTGGACAAAGGAATCGCTCAGTTCGAAATGGCGGTGAAGCTGCAACCTGGTTATGTTACGGCTTGGAACAACCTTGGAGATGCTTATGAGCAGAAGAAAGAGCTGCCTTTGGCGTTGAAAGCTTTTGAAGAGGCCTTGTTGTTTGATCCCAACAATAAGGTGGCTCGGCCTCGACGAGATGCCTTGAAGGATCGTGTCAAGCTCTATAAAGGCGTTGTGGCAGTTAAGTCTAAGAAACGGTGA
- the BNAA07G10330D gene encoding tetratricopeptide repeat domain-containing protein PYG7, chloroplastic isoform X3, with amino-acid sequence MIETNMLLHTVSSSSPPLHSQILPLAQKDFSSVILGFQIHGRTLPIPSFHELAARGLPVLNKASLKKKIPIKGSTFLLGQSLLIMSANPQLAAAAAAAETLKPEPIYEVGELFELSIQLSYLLLLLGLLGVGTFYVIRQVLVRRELDLSAKELQEQVRSGDASATELFELGAVMLRRKFYPAANKFLLQAIQKWDGDDQDLAQVYNALGVSYVREEKLDKGIAQFEMAVKLQPGYVTAWNNLGDAYEQKKELPLALKAFEEALLFDPNNKVARPRRDALKDRVKLYKGVVAVKSKKR; translated from the exons ATGATCGAGACCAACATGCTTCTTCACACTGtatcttcatcttctcctccCCTTCATTCTCAGATCCTCCCTCTCGCCCAGAAGGATTTCTCTTCAG TcattttagggtttcagataCATGGAAGGACTTTACCCATTCCATCATTTCATG AACTTGCTGCTAGAGGTTTACCGGTTTTGAACAAAGcttccttgaagaagaagataccaATAAAGGGATCAACTTTCTTGTTGGGCCAGAGCTTGTTGATCATGTCTGCTAACCCTCAgctagcagcagcagcagcagcagcagaaaCCTTGAAGCCAGAACCCATTTACGAAGTTGGAGAGTTGTTTGAACTAAGTATCCAGCTTTCTTACTTGTTGTTACTACTTGGTTTGCTCGGTGTTGGTACTTTCTATGTGATCCGTCAAGTACTTGTCCGCAGAGAGCTTGACCTCTCCGCCAAAGAATTACAG GAACAAGTTAGGAGCGGGGATGCAAGTGCAACAGAGCTCTTTGAGCTAGGTGCAGTGATGCTGAGACGGAAATTCTATCCTGCAGCCAACAAGTTCTTGCTTCAAGCCATCCAGAAATGGGACGGTGATGATCAAGATCTTGCTCAG GTCTATAACGCTCTTGGAGTGAGTTATGTTCGAGAGGAGAAACTGGACAAAGGAATCGCTCAGTTCGAAATGGCGGTGAAGCTGCAACCTGGTTATGTTACGGCTTGGAACAACCTTGGAGATGCTTATGAGCAGAAGAAAGAGCTGCCTTTGGCGTTGAAAGCTTTTGAAGAGGCCTTGTTGTTTGATCCCAACAATAAGGTGGCTCGGCCTCGACGAGATGCCTTGAAGGATCGTGTCAAGCTCTATAAAGGCGTTGTGGCAGTTAAGTCTAAGAAACGGTGA
- the BNAA07G10330D gene encoding tetratricopeptide repeat domain-containing protein PYG7, chloroplastic isoform X1 gives MIETNMLLHTVSSSSPPLHSQILPLAQKDFSSVILGFQIHGRTLPIPSFHGSNLPAELAARGLPVLNKASLKKKIPIKGSTFLLGQSLLIMSANPQLAAAAAAAETLKPEPIYEVGELFELSIQLSYLLLLLGLLGVGTFYVIRQVLVRRELDLSAKELQEQVRSGDASATELFELGAVMLRRKFYPAANKFLLQAIQKWDGDDQDLAQVYNALGVSYVREEKLDKGIAQFEMAVKLQPGYVTAWNNLGDAYEQKKELPLALKAFEEALLFDPNNKVARPRRDALKDRVKLYKGVVAVKSKKR, from the exons ATGATCGAGACCAACATGCTTCTTCACACTGtatcttcatcttctcctccCCTTCATTCTCAGATCCTCCCTCTCGCCCAGAAGGATTTCTCTTCAG TcattttagggtttcagataCATGGAAGGACTTTACCCATTCCATCATTTCATG GCTCAAACTTGCCTGCAGAACTTGCTGCTAGAGGTTTACCGGTTTTGAACAAAGcttccttgaagaagaagataccaATAAAGGGATCAACTTTCTTGTTGGGCCAGAGCTTGTTGATCATGTCTGCTAACCCTCAgctagcagcagcagcagcagcagcagaaaCCTTGAAGCCAGAACCCATTTACGAAGTTGGAGAGTTGTTTGAACTAAGTATCCAGCTTTCTTACTTGTTGTTACTACTTGGTTTGCTCGGTGTTGGTACTTTCTATGTGATCCGTCAAGTACTTGTCCGCAGAGAGCTTGACCTCTCCGCCAAAGAATTACAG GAACAAGTTAGGAGCGGGGATGCAAGTGCAACAGAGCTCTTTGAGCTAGGTGCAGTGATGCTGAGACGGAAATTCTATCCTGCAGCCAACAAGTTCTTGCTTCAAGCCATCCAGAAATGGGACGGTGATGATCAAGATCTTGCTCAG GTCTATAACGCTCTTGGAGTGAGTTATGTTCGAGAGGAGAAACTGGACAAAGGAATCGCTCAGTTCGAAATGGCGGTGAAGCTGCAACCTGGTTATGTTACGGCTTGGAACAACCTTGGAGATGCTTATGAGCAGAAGAAAGAGCTGCCTTTGGCGTTGAAAGCTTTTGAAGAGGCCTTGTTGTTTGATCCCAACAATAAGGTGGCTCGGCCTCGACGAGATGCCTTGAAGGATCGTGTCAAGCTCTATAAAGGCGTTGTGGCAGTTAAGTCTAAGAAACGGTGA
- the BNAA07G10330D gene encoding tetratricopeptide repeat domain-containing protein PYG7, chloroplastic isoform X2 translates to MIETNMLLHTVSSSSPPLHSQILPLAQKDFSSGFQIHGRTLPIPSFHGSNLPAELAARGLPVLNKASLKKKIPIKGSTFLLGQSLLIMSANPQLAAAAAAAETLKPEPIYEVGELFELSIQLSYLLLLLGLLGVGTFYVIRQVLVRRELDLSAKELQEQVRSGDASATELFELGAVMLRRKFYPAANKFLLQAIQKWDGDDQDLAQVYNALGVSYVREEKLDKGIAQFEMAVKLQPGYVTAWNNLGDAYEQKKELPLALKAFEEALLFDPNNKVARPRRDALKDRVKLYKGVVAVKSKKR, encoded by the exons ATGATCGAGACCAACATGCTTCTTCACACTGtatcttcatcttctcctccCCTTCATTCTCAGATCCTCCCTCTCGCCCAGAAGGATTTCTCTTCAG ggtttcagataCATGGAAGGACTTTACCCATTCCATCATTTCATG GCTCAAACTTGCCTGCAGAACTTGCTGCTAGAGGTTTACCGGTTTTGAACAAAGcttccttgaagaagaagataccaATAAAGGGATCAACTTTCTTGTTGGGCCAGAGCTTGTTGATCATGTCTGCTAACCCTCAgctagcagcagcagcagcagcagcagaaaCCTTGAAGCCAGAACCCATTTACGAAGTTGGAGAGTTGTTTGAACTAAGTATCCAGCTTTCTTACTTGTTGTTACTACTTGGTTTGCTCGGTGTTGGTACTTTCTATGTGATCCGTCAAGTACTTGTCCGCAGAGAGCTTGACCTCTCCGCCAAAGAATTACAG GAACAAGTTAGGAGCGGGGATGCAAGTGCAACAGAGCTCTTTGAGCTAGGTGCAGTGATGCTGAGACGGAAATTCTATCCTGCAGCCAACAAGTTCTTGCTTCAAGCCATCCAGAAATGGGACGGTGATGATCAAGATCTTGCTCAG GTCTATAACGCTCTTGGAGTGAGTTATGTTCGAGAGGAGAAACTGGACAAAGGAATCGCTCAGTTCGAAATGGCGGTGAAGCTGCAACCTGGTTATGTTACGGCTTGGAACAACCTTGGAGATGCTTATGAGCAGAAGAAAGAGCTGCCTTTGGCGTTGAAAGCTTTTGAAGAGGCCTTGTTGTTTGATCCCAACAATAAGGTGGCTCGGCCTCGACGAGATGCCTTGAAGGATCGTGTCAAGCTCTATAAAGGCGTTGTGGCAGTTAAGTCTAAGAAACGGTGA